Proteins encoded in a region of the Pieris rapae chromosome 12, ilPieRapa1.1, whole genome shotgun sequence genome:
- the LOC111002584 gene encoding basic salivary proline-rich protein 2 has product MSVAFAPRGNRPPLSPAQIQKMLDENAHLIQTIQEYQAKGQLVECHQYQQVLHRNLVYLASVADANQNIQQILPPPHQLAQTGNVPQGGVNPPVSGGEGPGSPQQQYRPPSGVSTAPTRPTQSYGQRPYPQNQYQGQYQGAYPPQGGYGPPAQGYGPPNPGQQPQGYPPNSTYGPPITTAPNNYPPSTHPGPGYPPSSGQQPYAPPPGNPPAAGSPYPVRGPSQPNYTGNSAYPPPQSGPNYPNVGVSSYNATTSQPQPYQSQSFQNTTPTTGYGSTPVSQPNRSPQPPPSGYTSQNPPSSGYGSPSAQSPTFNSSSQHGNNQPSTAPAPSGVPPQSGPPGQQYPPSGQPSPYPPASQPPYSNPSSQPGSPAPPVSTAPLPQSSYPQNPQNYPPAAAGYPPHAYQQGYPPSQYPPSPYPYARAPAPGAPPPAGAQPYPGYSFQPPNQQ; this is encoded by the exons ATGTCTGTAGCTTTTGCACCGCGCGGTAATCGTCCGCCCTTAAGCCCGGCACAGATTCAGAAAATGTTAGATGAAAATGCTCATCTGATACAAACCATACAAGAGTATCAAGCTAAGGGCCAGCTGGTGGAATGCCACCAATATCAACAAGTATTACACCGGAACCTAGTTTACTTAGCTTCCGTGGCGGACgctaatcaaaatattcaacaAATTTTACCG ccTCCACATCAACTTGCTCAAACAGGGAATGTACCCCAAGGTGGAGTTAATCCTCCAGTTAGTGGTGGTGAAGGTCCTGGTTCCCCACAGCAGCAGTACCGGCCTCCTTCTGGAGTATCTACAGCCCCTACACGACCAACCCAGTCATATGGGCAAAGACCTTACCCACAAAATCAGTATCAAGGACAATATCAAGGGGCTTATCCACCACAAGGAGGATATGGCCCACCTGCACAAGGATATGGGCCACCAAATCCAGGGCAACAACCTCAGGGATATCCACCAAATTCTACATATGGACCACCTATTACTACAGCCCCAAATAACTATCCTCCGTCAACACATCCAGGACCTGGTTACCCACCATCTTCTGGACAGCAACCTTATGCACCACCTCCAGGTAATCCTCCTGCAGCTGGTTCTCCCTACCCAGTTAGAGGACCTAGTCAACCAAATTATACAGGTAATTCAGCATACCCACCTCCACAGTCCGGTCCCAACTATCCAAATGTTGGTGTAAGCTCATATAATGCTACTACATCTCAACCACAACCATATCAATCTCAATCTTTTCAAAATACAACACCAACTACAGGGTATGGTTCAACTCCTGTCTCTCAGCCAAATAGATCACCTCAGCCTCCCCCTAGTGGTTACACTTCACAAAATCCGCCTAGTTCTGGTTATGGCTCACCTTCAGCCCAATCACCAACCTTTAATTCAAGTTCCCAACATGGCAACAATCAACCATCCACAGCCCCAGCTCCATCAGGTGTACCACCACAATCAGGACCTCCTGGTCAACAATACCCTCCATCTGGACAACCATCACCTTATCCTCCTGCAAGCCAACCTCCATATTCAAATCCTTCTTCTCAGCCAGGAAGTCCTGCTCCACCAGTTTCTACAGCTCCGCTTCCCCAATCATCATATCCTCAAAATCCACAAAACTATCCCCCAGCAGCAGCAGGTTATCCTCCTCATGCTTATCAGCAAGGCTATCCTCCGAGCCAGTATCCACCCTCGCCTTATCCTTATGCCAGAGCTCCAGCTCCAGGAGCTCCCCCACCTGCAGGAGCACAACCATATCCTGGTTATAGCTTCCAACCCCCTAACCAacagtaa